CAACCATCTCGCCTGATTTTGGTTTTGCTGGCGGATTGCGATAGGCTTTCAACAATTCGTCACACAACACCTTGATATACTCGGTCGTTTTAGCGCTCTGACGAATCTTGGCAGGATCATAATCGGGTTCACGCACATGCGAATAATCCAATCCGGCCATGGACAGCGTCAATCCCAAGTTGACGTACGGTAACGCGCCTTGAATGGAATACCCTCCTTCAAGAACGGCAATATCGGCATTAAGGCGTGTCGTTAATTCGGCATATCCTTGGGCGGAAAAATTCATATTGGTGATAGGGTCGCTATAATGATTATCCTGGCCAGCGGAATTAATAATCAGGTCAGGCTTGAAGTCTTCAAGAAGTGGCAAAACAAGATTGTCCAAGGCACAGAGAAATCCTTCATCCGAAGTATGGGGTGGAAGCGGAATATTACAGGTCTTCCCCATGGCCGTAGGGCCACCCATTTCATAAGGAAAGCCTGATCCGGGGTACAGGGTACGCCCATCTTGGTGAATGGAAATGAACAGTGTATTCGGGTCATGCCAATAGATATCCTGCGTCCCGTCTCCATGGTGACAGTCCGTATCTACAATAGCGACACGCAAGGGGCCGTACTGCTCCCGGAGTGTTTCAATCATGACCGCTTCAATATTAATGTTGCAAAAGCCGCGTGAACCGTGAACCACTCGCATAGCGTGGTGTCCAGGAGGCCTGACCAAGGCAAAAGCCTTATCCGCTTCTTTTTCCATAACCAGCCGGCCCGCCTTGATGGCACCACCTGCCGAAATGAGATGGGACTTGGTGGTCACGGATTCAACATCGGGAAAACAAAAATGAATCAAATCCACCTGACTGGAATCGGCGATATCGGGCTTATATTCCGTCACTCCGGGAATATCGAAAACGCCCTCTTCACGCAGTTGATCCTGGGTGTATAAAAGGCGTTCCTGTCGTTCGGGGTGCGTTTCGCTAATGGCCCAGTCATAGGCAGGAAAAAAGATAACGCCAAGATTGTTCTTCGCTTTCAGCATGCGCACGTGACCGCCTGTTTGAAATCGTCGACAATGCCGGGGCGAACCTGACATTTGACACGAATATTTCTTCCTGTGGTGTACATCCCCGAAACCATATTGAAAGACGATGCCGATGTGACTTCAATAAAGGCGCCAGCGTCTTCCATCTCCACAACGTCGAGATGTTCCCGCAAGTGCTCCGCGACATCAAGTTTCGCCTGCTCCAACGAATAGGACCGGCTGACGTCGGTCGTAACGTGAAGACTGGGAATGACCATCCTGCCCTGATCTGTGTCGGCAAACAACTCAGCCGACATTGTTGGCCTCGATAATGCCGCACCAATGGCATTCGCCACAGAATAGTACTCTGGAACAACCAAAGTCTGCGTGAAGGCATCGGACAACGGTTCGGTCATGGCCTTGGCCGGTCCTCCCATAATATAAATCTGCTGCGGAGATATGACCTTTCCTTCGAGCAATTCAAAAATGGTATAAACGGGTTTGGCGTTAATCTCTTGCAGAAAGCTGGCGACTTCCTCTCGAATCCGGTTGACGGCGTAACTCACGGCATAATCGGCCAAAACTGTCGCCTCAAGCCCGTGTTCACGAGCAAGGGTATCCATGGCCTTTAACGAGGCGTCAACATCGCCGTGGCTGGCCAAATCAAGCACATTGAGGGCATCAAGCAATGTCGGCGTTTCGCCTCCTTCGGCCACTGCCGGCCCAAGGCGCTTCGGTCCAACAAGGACACGGTCGTTTTCGATGTGCACCGCGGAATCACCGCCAATTCCAATGGATCGGGTTTTGAGCGCACGCACCAACGTCGGTCTGTCGCCGATAGCAATCCCCTCGGTTTCAATCAAAGGGGCTCCGTCAGCGAAAACGGCAATATCTGTGGTTGTTCCACCGATATCCAAAATCACCGAATCGTGGTTGACATCGCAAACAGCAATAATTCCCATAACACTGGCAGCTGGGCCGGATAAAATAGACTCAACCGGCATTGAACGTGACAATGACAATGGCATGACACCACCATCGGCTTTGAGAATATTGATTTTTGCCTGCAGCCCGAGTTTGACCGCACTCGACTGCACAGCATCGGCAAATCGATTATACAATCGCCAAACCGCACAGTTATATGCCGCGGTAGCAATACGGCGACCAAAGCCAAGTTGTCCGGAAAATTCATGACCTAGTGAAACAAAATCAGCAGTAGGATGAACCGCTTCCTTGATCTTTTGTTCGTGCTCCGGATTACGTACGGAAAACTTACCGATACCGGCAAAGACTTTCACTCCATCCTGGCGGCACTGTTCAAGACCGCGTTCGATGGCAGCCATATCAAGAGCGCCCGTCTCTTCTCCACGGTGATCAATAACTCCAGTAATAGGATAATAATGGGAGAAAATGCGATATTCTTCCGGGTCGATACCAGGGCCTCCGGTCACAAAGACACCGACCGGTTCGGTTCGCCCTTCTACAATAGAGTTGGTGGACAACGTTGTGCTCAAATTCAGACGAGTAACGGCCGAAGCAGGCGTATCG
The window above is part of the Desulfovibrio inopinatus DSM 10711 genome. Proteins encoded here:
- a CDS encoding histone deacetylase family protein; amino-acid sequence: MLKAKNNLGVIFFPAYDWAISETHPERQERLLYTQDQLREEGVFDIPGVTEYKPDIADSSQVDLIHFCFPDVESVTTKSHLISAGGAIKAGRLVMEKEADKAFALVRPPGHHAMRVVHGSRGFCNINIEAVMIETLREQYGPLRVAIVDTDCHHGDGTQDIYWHDPNTLFISIHQDGRTLYPGSGFPYEMGGPTAMGKTCNIPLPPHTSDEGFLCALDNLVLPLLEDFKPDLIINSAGQDNHYSDPITNMNFSAQGYAELTTRLNADIAVLEGGYSIQGALPYVNLGLTLSMAGLDYSHVREPDYDPAKIRQSAKTTEYIKVLCDELLKAYRNPPAKPKSGEMVGDFFVREKNIYYDTDGISEYQTESLLVCGDCPGMMKIETDASVNPLSLGVYIPQNACPRCVREGLKAYEEGQIKGKYRYIQLIDRLNKEYLRYIV
- a CDS encoding hydantoinase/oxoprolinase family protein, which codes for MLLGIDVGGTHTDAVLVSKNGIVASAKIRTRHDDLLSSINDALSAVLSDTPASAVTRLNLSTTLSTNSIVEGRTEPVGVFVTGGPGIDPEEYRIFSHYYPITGVIDHRGEETGALDMAAIERGLEQCRQDGVKVFAGIGKFSVRNPEHEQKIKEAVHPTADFVSLGHEFSGQLGFGRRIATAAYNCAVWRLYNRFADAVQSSAVKLGLQAKINILKADGGVMPLSLSRSMPVESILSGPAASVMGIIAVCDVNHDSVILDIGGTTTDIAVFADGAPLIETEGIAIGDRPTLVRALKTRSIGIGGDSAVHIENDRVLVGPKRLGPAVAEGGETPTLLDALNVLDLASHGDVDASLKAMDTLAREHGLEATVLADYAVSYAVNRIREEVASFLQEINAKPVYTIFELLEGKVISPQQIYIMGGPAKAMTEPLSDAFTQTLVVPEYYSVANAIGAALSRPTMSAELFADTDQGRMVIPSLHVTTDVSRSYSLEQAKLDVAEHLREHLDVVEMEDAGAFIEVTSASSFNMVSGMYTTGRNIRVKCQVRPGIVDDFKQAVTCAC